AAGGATTTGAAACGAGAGACCCGAACCAGAACGAGACTCGGCGTGGACGTTTGAACCCTTTCCCTTCAAATGCTTCCGCGGACTTGCGAGTTGGCGCGCACGGTGCATTCGGCCTGGCGGAGCGCACACGGGGGGCTTCTTTGACACCCTCTCGGGACACCCTTCCGGGATGGCGAGAGCACCCCCACGGCGGCGACCCGCCCGCCCCCACCTCCGCGAGGATGCGCAGGCCCCGGGGACGCCGAAGACGGCTTCCACGTCATTGGAGCAGGAGCGAGGCCCGCGATCGCGCCTATACTCCATCCGACCCGAGCCTCCGCCCCCACGAGACCATGCGCCCCCTTCCCTGCCCACGATGGCTCGCGCTTCTCTGTGTGCTGCTGGCAGCCTGCGCCACCTCGCTGGCACGCGGACCCATGCCCCAGGCCATGCGGCCGCTCCTGGTGGGAGCACCTGGTCGCTGGTGAGATCGCACCCTGGCGGCACCCAGCTACCTGGAGTGAACGGCCCTCTCACGCCTTATTATTGTCAGGGCTGAGTCTTGGAGCACATGGATGCCGTATTTCAGAATCAAAGAAGACACATCACCCTCGGAATACACGGGCGATATTGACGCCGCCCACAAATGGAAGCTGCCGGGTGTCTTTGAGTGTCCCGGCTGCAGAGCCACTTGGGGTGACAACTCCATCGCCTATCCTTCGGTGGACCTCACGCCTATCGCCACCAAGGCAGACTTCGAGGAAGCGCGAGCAGAGCCCATTGAAGAATATGAACGACTGTGTGGACTGGTGCGACCTTATCTACCGCCGGGGGCAATGCTGGAACCGGGCACAGCGCTTGGCCCCCTCGTAGGCAAGGCCCAGGGCCGCTTCGGGCCGCTCGTGTCTCCCTATCCCTGGTGGCTGTTGGTGGAGCGCACGGCACTGGAAAAGCTCCAGGCCGAAGGTGTGCGCGGCCTCAAGGGCTGCCGCACCCAATTGCGCTTCCGTCAGCGCGCACCACCCGAACTCCTCGAGTTGGAACTCGTCGTCACGGGCCGTGCCCATCCAGACTGCCTGCCCCCGAACCCCAAGCCGCCTTGCCCTCGCTGCAGCCGTCGTGGACTTCGCTTGCCCGACAATCTCCTGCTGGACCTCAGCACACTTCCGAAGCACCTGGACGTCTTCCGGTTGGAGGACTTCTCCACCGTCATCGTCTGCACGGAGCGTTTCGTCGAAACCTGCCGCTGCTTGGGCCTGAAGGGTGTGTCATTTCACCCTCTGCGCGCGAAATAGCAGGACTATGCGGGCAACATCGTGAACTTCGGCAAGGCGCGAGGAGAAATCAGGGAGGGAACACGGTTGTTGGTCCAAGGTGCGCGGAGCCGGTGTGGGATTTCACGGAGCTGAGCAAAACGAGCTGTCCAAGTGTCATAAGGCCCGGCGCGAGAACCCGTGCGCCGGGCGGCACGCTATAGCGGCTGCGCGGCATCCTTGATGCGAGTCGATGGTAATGGAGCCAACAACGCATCAACGAACGCGCGGAACATCTTCACGCGTGGCAGCGCAAGGGCATCGCCATCGACCCAACGATTGTCCTGGATTGATATTTGGATGGACTTTCCGGGCCGAAGGATCGAGCCAATCGAGCCAACAACGGCCTTCCGTCGGCCCGCTGGACTCAGGAAATCCTCAAGGTCGCTCTTCTCATACGGTGGAACCTCGGACTGTACGGACTCGACATGAATGCGCGCGGACGCGAGGAGCTGTGGATACTGCTTCTCCGCGCACTCGATGAGCAGATCCTCGAGGGTACCGGCGGTCGCGTTATCGGGAAGCACGAAGATTCCGAGCCGAGGCGGGCCCTCGACCACTTGGCCCGGGGCTGTCGCAAGGGGGAACCTCTCCGCATTGAGTCCCTTTGCGATCGTGTTGAATCTCGCCATGGCCGACTCGTTCTGGTCCGAGTCGAGGACGACCCCGATGGCGTGGAGGACCTCTCCGCCGGGCTGCTCGACCGTGCCATGGGTGTTGATGGTGCTGGAGAGTAGCTGGCTGTCTCCGGTGACCGAGTCGATGGCGACAGATACGTGCTGGTTCTGGAAGAACACCGGCACCGGAACCCGCTTCAGCAAATCCGTGGACCCGGGCGGCGACGGCCAGCTCTTCGGCAGGAGCGGCGTCCAGAACGGAGCGAGTCGTGGTTTGTGCTGGACCCTCTTGAGACCGTGGAGTTTGAGGAAGCGGCCTACGAATTCAACGTCGTGTGGACCCTCGACAGCGAAATACACATGGTGCATGGGTTATCTCACTTCGAGACCACGCTCGAACCGCATCCACTTGAGCTGCCCTTCACCATAGCGCTTGGCCACGCTCCGCCCGTCATGACGGCCGAGCTTGAATGCGACGACGTCCTCCTCGGGAGTCGTATCGGCGGCAAGTAGCGCATCGATGGCTTCGAGGCTGTGCGTCGTCACGAAGAGTTGAACATCGAACTCGCGGCAACTGCGGACAAGCCAGGAGTAGACACCACTCAACGCGCTGACATGGATTCCGGTTTCGATCTCGTCGACGAGGAGGAGACCCCCCTTCGCATTCACCACGGATTCGGCGAGAAGCAACGTGCGACGAATGCCATCTCCATAGACGCTGAGCGGCACCGGTCCGTGGATCGCGTGCGTCACGTAGAGGACCGGCTCCTCTTCCGGTTGCAGGATCTCCAATCCCCGGATCTCTGGGTCGATGAGGGAAAGCAAGCGTGCCAGCACCTCACTCGTTCCCTGCAGGCGAGCTTGGGAGTAGCCGCGGAGGGGAAGTGTCGGCATCCAATGATGATAGGCGAGCACCACCTCACAGGGCGGACCCCTGCTCTCCTTGTCAGGCCGCCGTGTGGGTTCATTCGGCCATAGGGTGAAGGAGCGCGTGTGCGATTGGCCCGCAGAGGCGAACTCGATATGGAGTTCGGCACCGGTAGTCTCCTTCTCCAGCGCTCCAGTATCCCGGCGAACGCCACGTTCCGGTCGCATCGCAACGACCCGCTTGAACCTCGCTGTCAAATCCGTGATGGGAAGTCGCCCTCCAGCCTTGATGACCAGTTCCGCGGGGTCGCCCTCGGGCCGCCCGCTCGGAGGAAAAAGCCACCGGATGCGTTCGGTGCTCGAGAGGTATCTCAAAGGCACGGGCGATGGCTCCCGCTGGCGCGCGAGGCGAACCCACCCCAGTTGGTCAAGCGGCCGCGCCATCAGCGAGACAGCTTCAAGCACGCTCGTCTTCCCGCTATCGTTCAGTCCCACGAGCAGATTGACGCGACCGAGCTTTTCCAGCGTCAACTCGCGAAGGCCTCGGAACGCCGTAATGGAGAGGTGCTCAAAGGGCAGGGGCATGGCATTCTCACCGGCCCGGGTCATACCGAAGGACCGGCCCGGTGCCGACCTCATCCGATATTCGTTGGTTTGACGCGAGAGCGCCAGAACCTCACCGCAGGTGATGCGCCTCTGCGCACACCGCCTCGGAATGCGCCCGGCCACGTGGGACTCGTGCTGGAGCGCTCTCAGTACAGCTCGGCATGGGGCACAGGAGGCGGCAGAAGCGTCCGGTACAAAAACCGCACTCGGCCAAGTCGAAGCGCTCTCGCGCCATGCGCTGGCCCATTCGAGGGCCAGCGAGCCAGCGCGTGGGTCAGCGCCCGTTACTTCGCGGGAGCCTTCGACGCGTCCTTCGCCGCCGCGTCGGCCTTCTTGCGCAGCGGGCAGGCTGCAATGGCGGCCTTGGGATCGATGGCGTCCTTGCCCTCGTCCACCTTGAGAACCTTGCGCTCCTCTCCAATCACGAACGTGTAGCGATTGGCCAGATTCATCACCGGCATCTTCACGTCATACAGGGAGGTGAGCTTCGCATCCGGATCCGGCACGAAGGCGAAGGGCGCCTTGAGCGACTCCTTGAACTTCACCAGGTCCTCCTGCGCGTCCGTGCTGACGGCGAGCAGCTGGCCATCGAGCTTCTGCACGTCCGCGTACCGCTCCGTGTACGCCGTGAGCTCCTTCGTGCAGCCGCCGGTGAAGGCCTTGGGGAAGAAGGCGAGGATGACCGGACCCGTCTTCACCATCTCCGACAGGGTGTAGCTCTTGCCGGAGGTGTCCTTCACCGTGAAGTCCGGCGCGACCTGGCCGACCTGGGGGGTGGCTCCCATGAGGAAGCCCGCTACGAGCATGGAGTTGAGCATGGCCGGAGGCTTATCACTTCCCGCCCGGGTGTACCCAGGCCCACACCGTGGCGGCCTGTCCACCGGTCATCGGGACTCGCCCATGCGCGCCCAGATGGCGGCGGCGGCCTCCCGCGCCTGCTCGGCCACCACGGACGGGTTGACCGACAGGGGCCGGCGCGCCCACACCCGCCACACCCCATCCACCATCACCGACTCCACGTGGCGCGAGCCCAGGCCGAACACCACGTGCCACGCCAGGTTCTCCGCCGTGAGCGGCGTGGCCGGCAGGTAGTCCATGACGAGCAGGTCCGCCACCGCCCCCTCGCGCATCGCTCCCATCTGCAACCCGAAAGCCTGAGAGGCCAGGCGCTGGCCATTGGCCAGGTAGCGCAGCACGTCGATGGGCTGTCCCGCATCGCGCGAGCGCAGCCACGCCGCCTGGGCCTCGGCGAACATGTCCGCGCTCACCCCGTCCGCCCCCAGCGTCGCCCGGTGGCCGAACTTCAGCGCCGGCGCGTAGCCCACCTCGGACTCCATGTTGGAGCGCGGCGTGTGCACGAGCCACGCGCCCGTGGGCAACAACTGCGCGAGCTCCGGCCACGCCAGGTGGCCCACGTGCACCAGCACCGTCTGGGGAGACACCAGGCCCCCCTCCACCAGCCGCGACACCGGAGAGCTGCCGTAGCGCTCCACCGACAGCTTCTCGTCCAGCGGATCCTCCGCCAGGGGCACGTGCAGGCCCACGCCCGTGCTCTTCACCGCCTCGGTCAGGCCCTCCAGGGCCTCCTTGCCCACGGTGAACAGCGGCGCCGCGCCCACCTGCCCACGCAGCCGGCCCCGCGCCTTGCGCGCGAAGGACACCGTCTCGTCCAACCCCTCCTCGCGCCCCAGCGCTCCCCGGCGATCCGACACCGCGTAGGAGAGCACCCCGCGCACGCCCACCTCGTGCAGTCCGCGGGCCGCGCGCAAGAGCGAGCCCTGCACGGCCCGGGGTGAAGAGTGCAGATCGAAGAGCGTGGTGGTGCCGCACTGCAGCGCCTCCAGGCCCCCCGCCGTGGCGGCCACCTGCACCGCGTCCAGGTCCAGCGCGTCCTCGTAGCGCCAGCGCACCTTGTCCACCAGTTCCTGGTAGCTCTCGAGCTTCGGCCGGGGCATGCCGCGCCCCAGGCTCGCGCTCAGCCGCTGGTGCGCGCTCACCAAGCCCGGAAAGACGAGCTTGCCCGAGAGCGCCACCACCTCGTCGTCCGGCGCCGCCTGGAGGTCGGGACCCCGGGCGACGATGCGCTCACCCTCGATGCGCAGATCCACGCGCTCGACGTGCGCCGGCTCGAGTTCGACGACGATGCCACCTTTCAGGAGCGTGCCCAACCCGTCCCTCCAGTCAATCCGCGGCCATTTCACCGGTCTGGCGCCCGCGAGCCCACCCCAGACGCCGATCCGCTGGCCACCCTAGCACTGCCCCCACGCGCGCGTCCCCTCCTACCCGCTCTTCCGGGGACCCGCCCCCCACGACGAGACGGCGGAGGGAGGCCGCCCGCGCAACACTCCGCGCGAAAACCCCCGCTCAGCCAGCACGCTCCCCGTCGGCGCTCGCGCGCAAGAGGCCCAGGAGCTGCTCGGTGGAGAGCGCCGCGGCCCCGTCCGCTTCCGACAGGAGGCTGCTCGCCAGGTCGCGCTTCTCCTCGTGCAACGCGAGGATCGTCTCCTCGATGGTGCCCTCCGCGATGAGGCGCATCACCGTGACGGGCCGGGTCTGGCCGATGCGGTGGGCCCGATCCGTGGCCTGATCCTCGGCCGCCGGGTTCCACCAGGGGTCCAGGTGGAAGACATGGTCCGCCGCGGTGAGGTTGAGGCCCGTGCCACCCGCCTTCAGGGAGATGAGGAAGACGTCCCCCTCGCCGCCCTGGAAGGCCGCCACGCGCGCCTCCCGCTCGGCGGCCGGTGTCCCCCCGTCCAGGTATTGCGAGGACACGCCCCGCGCGTCCAGGGCCTCGCGCACCAGGGTCAGGTGCTTGACGAACTGGCTGAAGACGAGCGCCCGGCCGCCCTCGGCACGCAGCCCGTCCACCAGTTCCAGCAGACGCTCCAGCTTGGAGGACGGCACCGGGGAGTCGGCGTCCACGAACCGCGGGTGGCACGCCGCCAGCCGCAGGCGCGTGAGGGCCGCCAGCACCGCGAAGCGCTTCTCCAGGCCCTCCGCCTTCGCGATGCGGTCGAGCGCCGCCAGGCGCGTGTCCTCGTACAGCCGCCGCTCCTGCTCGGACAGGGTGATGGGCACCACCGTCTCCACGCGGGCGGGCAGCTCGCGCGCCACCTGCGCCTTGGTGCGCCGCAACAGGAAGGGCCGCACCAACCGCGCCAGCGCCGCACGCGCCTCGGGATCCTTGTCGCGCTCGATGGGGCCCGCGAAGCGCTGGCGGAAGGACTCCCGGCTGCCCAGCAGCCCCGGAAAGACGAGCCGGAAGAGACTCCACAGCTCCGACAGGCGGTTCTCCACCGGCGTGCCCGAGAGCGCGATCCGCGCCTCGGCCTGGAGCGAGCGCAGCGCCCGGGCCCGGGCCGTGTCGGGATTCTTCACCGCCTGGGCCTCGTCCAACACCAGCGTGGCGAAGGACACGGGCGAGAAGCGCTCCAGCTCGCGCGTCAGCAGGCCGTAGCTCACCACCACCACGTCCCCGGCGCCCACTCGGGACAACAAGGCCTCGCGCTCCGCCTCCCGGTAGGCATGCACCTTCAAGGACGGCGTGAAACGCTCCGCCTCGCGCAGCCAGTTGAAGCACACCGAGGTGGGCGCCACCACCAGGGCGGGGCCCTCGCTCGCACGGCGCAGCAGCAGCGCGAGCGTCTGCAACGTCTTGCC
Above is a window of Cystobacter fuscus DNA encoding:
- a CDS encoding double-CXXCG motif protein; the encoded protein is MPYFRIKEDTSPSEYTGDIDAAHKWKLPGVFECPGCRATWGDNSIAYPSVDLTPIATKADFEEARAEPIEEYERLCGLVRPYLPPGAMLEPGTALGPLVGKAQGRFGPLVSPYPWWLLVERTALEKLQAEGVRGLKGCRTQLRFRQRAPPELLELELVVTGRAHPDCLPPNPKPPCPRCSRRGLRLPDNLLLDLSTLPKHLDVFRLEDFSTVIVCTERFVETCRCLGLKGVSFHPLRAK
- a CDS encoding DUF3226 domain-containing protein, whose translation is MHHVYFAVEGPHDVEFVGRFLKLHGLKRVQHKPRLAPFWTPLLPKSWPSPPGSTDLLKRVPVPVFFQNQHVSVAIDSVTGDSQLLSSTINTHGTVEQPGGEVLHAIGVVLDSDQNESAMARFNTIAKGLNAERFPLATAPGQVVEGPPRLGIFVLPDNATAGTLEDLLIECAEKQYPQLLASARIHVESVQSEVPPYEKSDLEDFLSPAGRRKAVVGSIGSILRPGKSIQISIQDNRWVDGDALALPRVKMFRAFVDALLAPLPSTRIKDAAQPL
- a CDS encoding AAA family ATPase, producing the protein MPLPFEHLSITAFRGLRELTLEKLGRVNLLVGLNDSGKTSVLEAVSLMARPLDQLGWVRLARQREPSPVPLRYLSSTERIRWLFPPSGRPEGDPAELVIKAGGRLPITDLTARFKRVVAMRPERGVRRDTGALEKETTGAELHIEFASAGQSHTRSFTLWPNEPTRRPDKESRGPPCEVVLAYHHWMPTLPLRGYSQARLQGTSEVLARLLSLIDPEIRGLEILQPEEEPVLYVTHAIHGPVPLSVYGDGIRRTLLLAESVVNAKGGLLLVDEIETGIHVSALSGVYSWLVRSCREFDVQLFVTTHSLEAIDALLAADTTPEEDVVAFKLGRHDGRSVAKRYGEGQLKWMRFERGLEVR
- a CDS encoding peroxiredoxin; protein product: MLNSMLVAGFLMGATPQVGQVAPDFTVKDTSGKSYTLSEMVKTGPVILAFFPKAFTGGCTKELTAYTERYADVQKLDGQLLAVSTDAQEDLVKFKESLKAPFAFVPDPDAKLTSLYDVKMPVMNLANRYTFVIGEERKVLKVDEGKDAIDPKAAIAACPLRKKADAAAKDASKAPAK
- a CDS encoding amidohydrolase family protein; this translates as MGTLLKGGIVVELEPAHVERVDLRIEGERIVARGPDLQAAPDDEVVALSGKLVFPGLVSAHQRLSASLGRGMPRPKLESYQELVDKVRWRYEDALDLDAVQVAATAGGLEALQCGTTTLFDLHSSPRAVQGSLLRAARGLHEVGVRGVLSYAVSDRRGALGREEGLDETVSFARKARGRLRGQVGAAPLFTVGKEALEGLTEAVKSTGVGLHVPLAEDPLDEKLSVERYGSSPVSRLVEGGLVSPQTVLVHVGHLAWPELAQLLPTGAWLVHTPRSNMESEVGYAPALKFGHRATLGADGVSADMFAEAQAAWLRSRDAGQPIDVLRYLANGQRLASQAFGLQMGAMREGAVADLLVMDYLPATPLTAENLAWHVVFGLGSRHVESVMVDGVWRVWARRPLSVNPSVVAEQAREAAAAIWARMGESR